CGGCACCGGGCGCTTGGTGGTCTCACTTTAACTGCTCGCTCAGCTCGCCGCCTCGGCGCCCTCTTCCTTGTCGGTCTCCCACTCGGGATCGTCGAGGAACTTCTCGTAGTGGCACTCTTTTTCGGGGCACGCCAGGTGGTGGCCCTTCTTCTTGGTCGTCTTCTCCACGAGGTAGTGCGAACCGCAGTCAGGGCATTTCTCGGGAACGGGCTTGTACCAGGCAACGAAATCGCACTTGGGGAACTCGCCGCAACCGTAGAAAATTTTCTTGCGCTTGCTGGCGCGCTCGACCACCTGTCCCTTGCACTTGGGACACTCCACGCCGATGGGAAACGGCTTGGTAAAGTCGCACTTGCCCTTGTAGTTCTCGCAGGCGATGTAGCGCGCGCCGGTCCATGCGCGGCGCAGCGTGAGCTTGCCGCCGCACTTGTCGCAGGTGCCCGGATAGGGCTCGGCGTTGGCCGCCTCATCCACAGGCGCCACCGAGCCGTCCTCGTTGCGCTTGAAGTTCATGGTGCCCTTGCACTCGGGGTAGTTCTTGCATGCAAGGAATTCCCCGAAGCGGCCCCACTTGATAACCATCTTACCCTCGCACTTGGGGCAATCAATGTCGGTATCGATCTGCTGGCCGCGCACATCGCGCATCAGCTCGCCGGCTTTTTCCAGGTTCTCGTTAAACGGCGTGTAGAAATCGCGGAGGGCTCCCACCCACTCACGCTTTCCTTCGGCCACTTCGTCGAGTTCTTCCTCCATGCGGGCGGTGAAACCGATGTCCATCACCGTGGGGAAGTGCTCGATCAGCAGGTCAGTCACCAGCGTTCCCATCTCCGTGGGATAGAAACGGTTTTCCTGCTTGTTGACGTATTTCTTGTCCTGGATGTTCGCCATGATCGCGGCGTAGGTCGACGGGCGACCGATCCCCTCTTCTTCGAGGGATTTAACCAGACTCGCCTCGGTAAAGCGCGGCGGCGGCTGGGTGAAGTGCTGCTCGGGCAGAACTTCGTTGAGGGTGAGCTCATCGCCCTCGGCCATGTCGGGGAGCGACTTGTCGCCCTCGTCGCCTTCTTCGACCTTGTCACCCTCGTCATGGCCTTCGGTGTAGGCCTTGGTAAAGCCCGGGAACTTCATCACCGAGCCGGTCACGCGAAGGGTCAGCTCTTCGCTGCCCTCGCCTTCGGTCGGGGTGATGTCGATGCCGGTCTGGTCATAGACGGCGGGTGTCATCTGGCTGGCGAGGAAGCGCTGCCAGATCAGGCGAT
The sequence above is a segment of the Chrysiogenia bacterium genome. Coding sequences within it:
- the topA gene encoding type I DNA topoisomerase codes for the protein MLVATTAATKKKTAKKATKKKVAKKAAKKTGGSGTLIIVESPTKAKTLKKYMGRGYDVKASVGHIIDLPKSKLGVDVEHDFAPTYVVIKGKAQVLKELKSAAKAAKRVLLATDPDREGEAIAWHISEKLKELDKDKPVSRIEFHEITKNAVQKAVEEPREIDFARFEAQQARRILDRLVGYKLSPLLWNKVRRGLSAGRVQSVALRLVVEREREIQAFESVEYWSIGVDLSHTNPPPFVAQLSKIDGKKPEIPNTERAEQLVKQLKSSKFRITSIERKERRRRPAPPFTTSTLQQEAARKLRFGAKKTMMLAQRLYEGQEVGGGESVGLITYMRTDSVRISGEAQAAARDYILGNKDYGAEYVPEKPNAYRAKKGAQEAHEAIRPTSMEYTPEKVKSYLGRDELRLYRLIWQRFLASQMTPAVYDQTGIDITPTEGEGSEELTLRVTGSVMKFPGFTKAYTEGHDEGDKVEEGDEGDKSLPDMAEGDELTLNEVLPEQHFTQPPPRFTEASLVKSLEEEGIGRPSTYAAIMANIQDKKYVNKQENRFYPTEMGTLVTDLLIEHFPTVMDIGFTARMEEELDEVAEGKREWVGALRDFYTPFNENLEKAGELMRDVRGQQIDTDIDCPKCEGKMVIKWGRFGEFLACKNYPECKGTMNFKRNEDGSVAPVDEAANAEPYPGTCDKCGGKLTLRRAWTGARYIACENYKGKCDFTKPFPIGVECPKCKGQVVERASKRKKIFYGCGEFPKCDFVAWYKPVPEKCPDCGSHYLVEKTTKKKGHHLACPEKECHYEKFLDDPEWETDKEEGAEAAS